Below is a window of Humulus lupulus chromosome 2, drHumLupu1.1, whole genome shotgun sequence DNA.
aaaaaatcatcagaaacagacatttgagtgaaaaaatatgaacctccaaagttttcatCAAATTTCAATACAGagtatcgaaattgcatcgaaaaagcatcattttggccaaaaatcaagatttcatgattgcatcgcaacaacatcgaaacaccatcgattttgcattaaAACACTGTCAATTTTGCattgaaaaagcatcgttttggccaaaaaataagttttcatgattgcatcgcaagaacatcaaaacatcatcgattttgcatcgaaacaccatcgaaaaagcatcgttttggccaaaaatcaagttttcatgattgcatcgcaatagcatcgaaacaccatcaattttgcatccaaaaaacaagttttcatgattgcatcgcaatagcatcgaaacaccatcaattttgcatccaaaaagcatcgttttggccaaaaaacaagttttcatgattgcatcgcaagagtaTCGAAATACTATCAATTTTGCATCGCAACAACATCGAAAcactatcgattttgcatcgaaaaagcatcgtttcgGCCAagaaacaagttttcatgattgcatcgcaagtgCATCGAAATACCaccgattttgcatcgaaatactatcgattttgtatcaaaattgcatcgaaacaccatcgattttgtatcAAAATTGTATCGAAACACCATTGAAATTTTgatacaaaatcgatggtgtttcgatactCTTGCGAtgaaatcatgaaaacttgttttttgggcaaaacgatgctttttcaatgcaaaatcaatggtgttttgatgctgttgcgatgcaatcatgaaaacttgatttttgggcaaaacgatgctttttcgatgcaatttcgacgctctgcactgaaatttgacgaaaactttggatgttcatattttttcactcaaatgtctgtttcagatgattttttttttaattttggtattttttcaagatctaaaAGATTAGAATGAAAGACATAGTGAGAGAATGAAAaatgttagagagagagagagagagagttcagattgagagagaaaaatTGTGTTTGAATGTTAGGAGTATTTTTGTCTTAAAAAGTGAAATTGTCAgggatagtaacttatgttgacatattaaaatttttactaagttatcatgcatataacatcaaatttctcatttaaaattataaaaaatcacAAAAGATAAAAGCAAAACAGTAAAAAcgtaaaaataagagatttttttaaaaaatatactatttttgttttttttttattacttttttatgGTCCTtgatttcttttttaaaaaaatactaccttaagttttcaaaaatacattttttaaagttttatatttacaaaactacggtgtcaatgaaacaactaaaaaacaacaataagacaacTTAACATCCACTACAcgctaacatgttttttttttaaaataaaatatatctgaaaacaactaaacaacaattaGACATCAAACAATAACATAACAACTATATATAAATCTAAACAATAAAAAACTGacatgaaaacaactatacataaaaactaaaCAATACAAAAACAACCCCACAACAACACAGTGTAACCCATTACATTTTAAAAAGTAACACACTGCAATACAATATAACAAAAGTAACTTAAATGCAACACGACAACAACCTCACAACAACAACATTGAAAAAAACTCAGAATTTGCACCTAGCCCTCACAAAAAAAGTGCTTATGATTTTGAGCCTCCACGTTTCATCattcatttttaaattttttttttgtgaaaggaCATGTTTCTTTAAAGAAAAAGTCTTCTTTGtaagataaattatttttttatattattctccATGTATGGGAAGTTGTTTAGGAAGGAGAATGGAGTTCATGTGCATGACGACAAGGTAGTCCAAGGAGTCAGTTTCTCCAAAGTTTCTTAAAATAATTATGCAATTCATATGTTGATTTTTGGATTCTTTACCAACTATACTCCAACATCAAAGAGCTAGAGATGGTAGGTGATAAATCGAGAAGCTTGGGGACCGCTATGATGGTCGTAGATACCAACATATGTGGAGGAAGGAGAAGTGAATACTTGTCCTTGATATCTTCAAAGAGATGAATTGGCTTGAACCACAACTATGGAATGCGTAAGGCTTGAGGCCCATATGCTATAGATGCTCATCAACACCATTTTCAACTCCAAAGCACCTCTCCAATGGCTGCCGATAAAGCTCCAACATTTTCCCAACGGAGGAGTGGAGGGACAAAGGCGGAAGGTCTGAGCAGCGCGAAGGCTAGTTCCCTGGTTAGCAGAGTTTGATACCTCCTTGGGTTCTCTGCCGCTGCCTCATCAAAGAAGATGAAGTCCGACTGTACGAAGATGAAGACGTCGTATAGctgtaaaaaaaaaactttgaaccattaaaaagaaaaaatatcatgctacagtataaatatatttttaaattgttgtAATATACGTAAATTTCTCTAAAAATAAATGCagtaaaaatgaaataaatgtgCCAAATTTGGTACTTTGTCTAAATTTCTATATTCTCTTCTATTAGGTTCAGTCAAGGTTAAACGAGGCCCATTAACAGCTCCGGCCCAAAAATCCTCCTTGCTCAGTATCATCTAGGGCTACACTTGCACTACCACACGCGCTATATATACTATTCTCCTGATAAAACTTAGGGTTTCTTCCTTAAAAACCCTAGCGGCAGCAGATCCAGCTTCGTCGTCTCCAACTTAGAATTTAGGTTTCCGAGTCCCAGGCTGTTTCAATCATGGTGAGTCACCAATGGAATTGTAAAAGTtctcatctttttatttttgctttCATTACAATTTTTTTCTCTGACATTGTTGATATGTCTCGACATTTCAGGCCGAAGTTGAAGCTGATGTTGCCGTTGCAGGAGTTCCGAAGAAGAGAACGTTCAAGAAGTTCTCTTTCAGGGGAGTTGATTTGGATGCTCTCCTCGACATGTCTACCGATGAGCTTGTCAAGCTTTTTACCGCTCGAGCTCGTAGAAGGTAATTCCTCAACACAGAAATGATTACATGAGAAAAATTGTGTGGTTAAGTTTTTTAATTTCTAACATTTGGTGGTAATTTTGTTAGGTTCCAGAGGGGTTTGAAGCGTAAGCCAATGGCTTTGATCAAGAAACTTCGCAAGGCGGTAAGATTTTTTGGATTTTGCTTGTTTTCTCTCTCTAGATCTTGTAATTGACTGTTGTCTAGTAATGTAATCTGTTGTTTACCCAGATTTATGAGCTTTAAACTTTGATTTTTCATAGAAATTGTGATAGCATTAGAGCAGTAGTGTGTATATCCGTTGAAACTAAGTTTTGTACATatactgatttttttttctttaacggAGTATCCTATTGTTTCCAACCCATTTTGAACTTTCGTAAAGACATTTTTAGTAGTTCATTGTAATTCATGAGATTATAGTCAGTCTTCGTTGGGAGTTTTTAGCGATGGTTACCTTCGCTGAAATATTTTATGCTCTTCGCTTGAATAAATAATGGGTTTATATCTTTACCTTCTAATTGATGGTGGAAACCTAAGAGAAAAAGTTAAGTATTCCTCGTTAGATATGCTTATTTTAGTTTCAATGTATTACATTAGGTGGTGGGTATTGGGAATCTGGAGTTTTACTAATTAACTGTGATTGTTACATTGCTCAGCGTATGGACTAGTGTTCACTTCTTGCTAAGGATGGCAAAATGGGGCAGCGGGGCGGGGCCCCGACCCGACGGGGCATCTTTGCCCCAGTAAAAACGGGGTGGAATTCGGGGCGCCGCCCCGCCCCGCTATGAATTTAAGCGGGGCGGGGCAGCCCCGACCCGCTAGGAATTTAAACGGGGCGGGGCCGCCCgcctcaatttttttatttttattctctaaCTCAATTCTCTTATGCTACTTATATACATAGTACATgaaattgacattttatatgtggtttagaatatttttaattctatatagattaggaagaattataaatattgaaaaatatgttttatataattcatccttattcttgtatttattttgtaaatgttaaaataaaaaataaaatataatatttgatggtgtagttgataccaagtgtaaaatataaagattacaataaaatataatatttaggcttgtgaaaaattttaaaattataatttaatgtttcttacaaaaaaaaaaaggttaaatgaggcggggcagacccgccccgaTTAAGCCGGGGCGGGGCGACTCGCCCCGCTCCAAGAAACTAATCGGGGCGGGGCGGGGAAAAATTTTTGCGGGGCGGAAGTGGGGTggggcagacccgccccatttacatccctactTCTTGCTGCAAAAAAGTGATAAAAACACTAGTTTTCACTTCTATTTTGTGCTTGTGGCCCAAATTGTATCATATGGTTAAATAGAAGTTAATGTTGCTATATTTTTCTTTACTTCCAAAGAAGATGCTTTCCTTGTAATGTTTAATGAACTGCATCCACTTGTTACATTTTTTGATTGACATGTGTTCTGTGCATACCTGGAACAGAAAAGGGAGGCCCCAGCAGGTGAGAAGCCAGAACCAGTTAGAACTCACCTCCGAAACATGATTATCGTTCCAGAGATGATCGGAAGCATCATAGGTGTGTACAATGGCAAGACCTTCAACCAGGTCGAGATCAAGCCTGAAATGATTGGACACTACCTTGCTGAGTTTTCTATATCGTACAAGCCTGTCAAGCACGGTAGACCAGGTATTGGTGCTACCCATTCATCTAGGTTCATTCCTCTCAAGTGAAGGCTGCCAGTTTGCATATTCAGTATTTTTGTTTCTAAGACTTCCATGAATTTTTGTTTTCTTACTTTTTGTCTTGCTTAAAAGAGTTTGAATACTATCTCTTTAGACCGGGGAACGTCGTTTATAGTTTGAGATTATGCTGATTATTGATCTTGGCCAATATTGGAAGCATCTCTTTTTCCcctatttttttaatgaattatATGATATGATTTTTGATTGCTGATGAGGGCTGCATAATATAACTGACTGCATGATTAAAGGCTGACGGACAATCCGGTTAAGAGACTGTTGATTGTTACGAACAATTGAACCTATTGTTTGGttaataattttttcaaaaagTACAATAAAGTAAAAGTAAATTCAAGTCTTTGGGTTGATTCAAGTTCATTTATATATTTACTGCATTATCCAATAAAAACAATACAAAACTTGTGCCATTACCATCCACAACTCTTTGCACCAATTATCTCAACGGTTTTCTTTTTCCTTATTGAGCTCCTGAGCATTTAACTTGAATTTATTTCAACAATTATCTATTTGGGGATGGGGATGTAAAGTTATTTTTCAGAGTAATGATATGCTTACACCCAAACATTACATTACACCATGTCCTGTCAGTTTTCTTTCTAATATTTATTATGCCTGTTTTGTCCCTTTTCTTCAATCAATTCATGGCACCTCCACATTCAACAACCCCGGCCTGATTACTTCAATTCGTTTCTGAAGCTATTAAGGCTTGTTTCTGATTTTTCAAATTGTAAGTAGTACTATGTGTAATGTTTCAAGGTATAGCAACGTTGTTGGATCACATCACCAATTTGCATTACCAAATAGTCTGTGCTCCAGTTCCTACCTTTCACTTTGGCAACATCAGTGGGCATTCAACAATAATGTCTTGAAGTAATCCTTGAATGCCACTGTGATCCATCAAAATTTTGTTATATCTTGAAACATTACTATTCATTTTGGAAAGTTGGGGATGACCTAATAGCTTCCGAAATGGCTTGAAGTGTTGGAGGCTGAAGTGGGTGAATGAGGGTGTGTTGTTGGGTTGCCTGAGGCTACAGGACAGCTATCATCCTTGTCCAGCTACCAAATAGGAAATTGTCGAGATAAATTTAGGTTCATTGATGT
It encodes the following:
- the LOC133819050 gene encoding small ribosomal subunit protein uS19x; the encoded protein is MAEVEADVAVAGVPKKRTFKKFSFRGVDLDALLDMSTDELVKLFTARARRRFQRGLKRKPMALIKKLRKAKREAPAGEKPEPVRTHLRNMIIVPEMIGSIIGVYNGKTFNQVEIKPEMIGHYLAEFSISYKPVKHGRPGIGATHSSRFIPLK